From Streptomyces sp. Edi4, one genomic window encodes:
- a CDS encoding class II aldolase/adducin family protein translates to MSDDEAAIAGAWAELIDTARRTAAEGLVVGTSGNVSVRVGERVLITPTGVPYDRLGPADTVAVDLDGRQVRGTLKPTSELPMHLAVYCDTDARAVVHTHAVHATAVSTLVPELPLIHYMAAALGGPVRVAPYALYGSEELAGHTLKALEGRTGCLLRNHGTLTYGNSLAQAYDRTAQLEWMCRVWLTAAAVPGHAPSLLSPAQLDEAGRRLGGYGQP, encoded by the coding sequence ATGAGCGACGACGAGGCGGCCATCGCCGGGGCCTGGGCCGAACTGATCGACACCGCGCGCAGGACCGCGGCCGAAGGCCTGGTCGTCGGCACCTCGGGCAATGTGTCGGTACGCGTCGGCGAACGGGTCCTCATCACCCCGACCGGCGTCCCCTACGACCGCCTCGGGCCCGCCGACACCGTCGCCGTGGACCTCGACGGCCGTCAGGTCAGGGGCACGCTCAAGCCCACCAGCGAACTCCCGATGCACCTGGCCGTCTACTGCGACACCGACGCCCGTGCCGTCGTCCACACCCACGCCGTGCACGCCACCGCCGTCTCCACGCTGGTGCCCGAACTGCCGCTGATCCACTACATGGCGGCGGCCCTCGGCGGCCCGGTCCGGGTCGCCCCGTACGCCCTGTACGGAAGTGAGGAACTGGCCGGCCACACGCTGAAGGCACTGGAGGGGCGCACCGGATGCCTCCTGCGCAACCACGGAACCCTCACGTACGGAAACAGCCTCGCGCAGGCCTACGACCGCACCGCCCAACTGGAGTGGATGTGCCGGGTCTGGCTCACCGCCGCGGCGGTGCCCGGGCACGCTCCGTCCCTGCTCAGCCCCGCCCAGCTCGACGAGGCCGGCCGGCGGCTCGGCGGCTACGGACAGCCCTGA
- a CDS encoding lysozyme, whose product MARERGPLARRARALGAPRGWLAALVLGCTALTALPGARAAGRPAGHDVSSHQGDVDWASARSRGASFVYVKATESTSYRNPSFGQQYGGALRAGLLRGAYHFAVPDQSSGRAQAAFFVTNGGGWRDDGRTLPPAVDLEHNPYGKDAKDARAGKDAKGAGGDACYGLTPAAMSTWIAAFSDEVRLRTGRRPVIYTSTAWWNACTGHSRAFAGDHPLWLARYAATPGALPAGWSYWTFWQHANGSGILPGDQDLFNGTPEQLKRFAAGR is encoded by the coding sequence ATGGCGCGCGAGCGTGGTCCGCTGGCCCGCAGGGCCCGTGCGCTGGGCGCCCCGCGCGGGTGGCTCGCGGCCCTGGTGCTCGGCTGTACGGCGCTCACGGCGCTGCCCGGCGCGCGGGCCGCCGGCAGACCGGCCGGCCACGACGTCTCCTCGCACCAGGGGGACGTCGACTGGGCGTCCGCGCGGAGCCGGGGTGCTTCTTTCGTGTACGTGAAGGCGACCGAGTCGACGTCGTACCGCAATCCCTCCTTCGGGCAGCAGTACGGCGGCGCGCTGCGGGCGGGGCTGCTCCGGGGGGCCTACCACTTCGCGGTGCCCGACCAGTCCTCCGGCCGCGCGCAGGCCGCCTTCTTCGTGACCAACGGCGGCGGCTGGCGGGACGACGGCCGGACCCTGCCGCCGGCCGTCGACCTGGAGCACAATCCGTACGGCAAGGACGCCAAGGACGCGAGAGCCGGCAAGGACGCCAAGGGCGCAGGCGGCGACGCCTGTTACGGACTGACCCCGGCCGCCATGAGCACCTGGATCGCCGCGTTCAGCGACGAGGTGCGGCTGCGCACCGGCCGCCGGCCCGTGATCTACACGAGCACCGCGTGGTGGAACGCCTGCACCGGCCACAGCCGGGCCTTCGCCGGGGACCACCCCCTGTGGCTCGCCCGGTACGCCGCCACCCCGGGCGCGCTGCCGGCGGGCTGGTCGTACTGGACGTTCTGGCAGCACGCGAACGGGAGCGGAATCCTGCCGGGTGACCAGGATCTCTTCAACGGGACTCCCGAGCAGCTGAAACGGTTCGCGGCCGGGCGCTGA